GGCCGGGATCGCCAGGCCGTACACGCCCTTGCCGTGGGTGCCGGCGATGATCACGCCGTCGTCGGCCCGGGTCTTGAGCTGCCCCACGACGACGTTGCCCATCAGGTCCGGCGACTCGAGGGTCCACTTGGTCGCGGCGCCCGCGAGGGCGAAGGTCGAGTACAGTCCGGTGCTCGTGCCCGCCAGGTAGATGTGCACGAAGTTCCAGGGCACGATGGCCACCGTGCGCACCGACGGGCCGTCGGCGCCCGCGAGATTGCCCTCGACGGCCGTCCAGGTGGCGCCGCCGTCGCCGCTGGCGAAGAGGCTGCTCACGGCGTAGTTCGAAACGGCCACGAGCAGGTGGTCGTCGTCGGCCGGATCGATGGCGATGTCCGCGACGTAGCCGCCGGCGGGGAAGTCGGGTCCCATGTTCAGGGCCGTCGGGACGGTTCCGGCCGGGGCGGTGTCGGCGTTGTCGACCCGGTACATGCCGCCGCTCGCCGTGCCGTAGTAGAGGGTGCGCGAGCCCGCCCGGGTCATGGCCAGGGCCGTGACCGAACTGCCGGACGGCGCGAGGGTCAGGTGGTCCCAGTTGACACTCGTCGTCCCGTTGCCCCACAGGGGCACCGCGGTGACGTCGTTGTTCCGCCACACGCCGGCCGACGAACCCACGAAGACCACGTTGTCGTCGTTGGGATCCATGATGAACGGGTTGATGAACAGGTAGCTGCCGCCGCCCGTCGGGTCGATGCGCGTCCAGTCGAGGTAGCTGCCGGTGGCGTTGTCGACGGTCATGCGGTAGACCACGCCGTTCTGCACCGAGACGAGGTACATGCCGCTCGCGCCCGAGGCGTCGCCGACGGCGCAGTAGCTGCCGTCCCCGCCGAGGATCTCGCTCCAGGGCTGCGTGCCCACCGTCGAGGCGGTGAACCAGGTGCCGTTGTCCTGCATGCCGCCGATGACGATGTCGCTGCCGGGCAGGTTCTCGTCGATGGCGACGGTGTAGAACTGGCTCGTGTTGTAGCCGTTGCTCAGGCTGCTCCAGTTGACGGCGCCCGCCGTGATGTCGGTCGTCCTGTGCACGCCGCCGTCGCTGCCGGTGTAGGCCACGACCGACGAGCCCGGCCGGAACACCAGCCAGTGCTGGTCGGCGTGGTGGTTCGCGTACTGCCAGCCGCCGATCCAGGCGTCGAGGTTGTTGGTGGCGAAGCCGTCGGTGCTCCGGATGAGGTGGATGCCGCCGATGTAGACGTGATCCGGATTGGTCGGGTTCACCGTCACCGTCTGGCAGTAGCTGCTGTAGCACTCCATGGGCTCGTTGCCGCTGGGACCGGGCAGCAGCGCCATCTGCGCGCTGCGGTTCCACCAGAAGCCGCCGACGCCGCTGCCGTCGCCCGTCAGGTACTGGTACTTGTAGAAGCCCTCGGCCGAGGTGCCGTTCAGGTCCGAGACGAGCATGTAGAGGATCGACTCGTCCGACGGCGCCAGGGCCAGCACGATGCGGTTGTGGCTGGTCAGGCCCGCGGGCGTGATGTCGGTCCAGGTGATGCCGTCGGGCGAGCGGAAGACGCCGTTGACGGCGCCCTCGCTGCTCAGGCTCGCGTAGACGACGCCCGTGCTCGAGACGACCACGTCGGTGTAGCGCGACTGCGTCGCCGCGTTGCCCAGCACCCGGGTCCAACTCGCGCCGCCGTCGGTGGAGCGCTCGATGAAGCCGTACACCGCGGCGTAGACCTCGTCCTGGGCCGCGTTGCCCGCATCGACGGCCAGACGGTGCACGTACTGCCACTCGCCGCTGAACACGGTCGGGTCGGCGGCCGCCGTGGACGCCAGCAGCGACCACGAGGCGCCGCCGTCGACCGACTTGAACACGCCGTCGCCGCGGTAGGGGGCGCCGCCGCCGCCGGCCGAGTTGCCGCGGATCTCGCCGGTGCCGTAGTACCAGACGTCCTCGTGTCCGGCCCGCGTATCCTGGGCCAGGGACGAGACAGCGTGGAGCTGGCTGCTGCCGGTCGTCAGGGTCCAGTTGGCGCCCTCGTCGGTGGTGCGCCACATGCCCCCGCTGATGCCGCCGGCGAGCAGGGTGCGGAAGGTGGGATCGGCCACGTCGATGGCCAGGGCCCGCGTGCGGCCCCCGATGTTCCAGGGACCGCGGTACGTCCAGCCGGCCAGCTTCGCGACCGTCGGCGCGCCGGGCAGCTCGGCCACGAAGGTGCCGCCCGCCCGCTCGGGCAGGCGCGCGGCGAACGCGCGCTCGCGGCGGTGGATGTCGGGAGGAATGCGCCCGGTCGCCGGATCGGCCAGGAGCATGGTCTCCCAGGCGAGGCGCTCGTCGGGTCCGCCGGTCTGTCGCCGGCTGGGCTCGTTGTCGGGCATGGGCGGCGCCACGGCCGGGGCCGGGACCTGCGCGGCGACCGGCGCCGACGGCGCATCGGCGGTGAATTCGGAGGCGGCGATTGCGATCGCCACCGCGGCCATCAGGATGACCAGGCGGATCTTCATGGCTTCGGAGTCCCTCCGGATGCGTGCGGACCTGTCGGCGCCCCCCTGACGTCGCCGTGAATCTCTGCATTTATACCATACAATTCCTAAAAATTCAACACAGAACGCCGTTTGGGGCCTTCAGGACGCGAATCCGGTCGCCCCGTTCCAACCCTCTCCCCCCGCCGGGCGTCTCCTCCATACCCCCGCAGACCCCTCGACCGGAGGTTCGAGCCCATGCCCCGTCCATATCGCCCGGCCACCCTGGCCGCCCTGCTCCTGATCGCGTTCGCCGCCGGACCGGCCGGCGCCTTCGATTTCCACGGCCACGGCCACGGCCGCGAAGGGTCCGGCGACCTGGAGACCCGATCCTTCGCCCTCGACGACTTCGACGAGATCATCATCGGCGGCGCCTTCGCGGTCGACGTCCGCCTGGGCGACGACCAGGACGTCGCCGTCACCGTCGACGACAACCTCTGGGACCTGCTCGAGGTCACCGTCGACGGCGGGCGCCTGCGCATCGACTGGACCGACCCCGTCGACCCCGACGACGACTGCCGGATCGCGATCACGGCGCGGCGCCTCGTCGCCATGGGTGTCAGCGGCGCGGGCGAGGTTCGCGTCCACGATTTCAGGGGCGACGAGTTCGCCTTCAAGCTGAGCGGCGCCGCCGAGCTGGAGATGGACGGCGAAGTCGATCGCCTCGTCCTCCAGGTGTCGGGCGCCGGCGACATCGACACCCGGGACCTGCGGGCGAAGCACGTCAAGGTGCGGATCTCCGGTGCCGGGAACGCCAACATCACGGCGACGGAGAGTCTCGACGCCGAGGTCTCGGGTGTCGGCAACATCGACTACTGGGGGGATCCCGCCGAGAAGCACACGCGGGTGTCCGGCCTGGGTGACATCGACGCGCACTAGCGCGGCGCGAACAACGCCGAGCGTCCGGTGCGACCCGGACGTCCGACCGCGCGGGCGGGCCCTGACGGCCCGCCCGCCGCAGGCCCGGGATCCCCTCACCGGCCCACCTCCGGCCGGCCCGCGACGCGGGAACCACGGGGAACCATGCGCCGCTGTCCTCCCCGACGCGGTACGTTTCTCCATTAGTCCCGCTACGGCCTTCATTAGCCCGAATTGAACTAAACAGGATTCGGGCGCCATCCGATTCCCCCCGCAATGGACACCGCCGCCGCCTGGTGTCGCCCACCGGCCGGCGGATACGAGTGGAACAATCCGGACGGCCAGCGCGGCGCGTCCGGGGGGGAACGTGAACCGATGAATCGCCCGGCGGGGAGAATGTCCCTGACCCTCATGCTGCTGCTCGGCGCCAGCGCGGCCCACGCCACCGGCACGCCCGCCGGCACCGTGATCCAGAGCCAGGCCACGGTGACGTACGTGCAGGACGGGAACGCGCGCACCGCCGTGAGCAACCGGCTGGCCCTGCCCGTGCACGAGGTGCTCGACTTCACCCTCGCCTGGGCCGACGCCGCCGACGTGGCGGCCTACGCCGGCGACCTGGCGGTGGCCCTGACCTTCCGGCTGCAGAACACGGGCAACGGCCGTGACACCTTCCATCTGACGGCCATCAGCGCCCTCGCCGGCGACGACTTCGACCCCGCCCGCGCGGCGATCCACTTCGACAGCGACGGCAACGGTCTCTTCGATCCCGTGCGGGACGACGCGTACGACGCCGGCGTCAACGATCCGGAACTCGCGGCCGATGCCGAACTGACCGTCTTCCTCGTGGGCGACGTGCCCGTCGACGCGACGCCCGGCGACCGCGGCCGCCTGAAGCTCGCCGTCGGGTCGGCCGAGGGCTACGGCACGCCCGGCACCGTCGTGCACGGCGCCGGCGACGACGGCACCGACGCGGTGATCGGGCCGGGCGGCGGCTTCGCCGAGGCCGACGGCGCCCTGCAGCTCGTGGCCGCGCAGGTGCGGCTGGTCAAGAGCGCGACGGTGGCCAGCGCCGTCGGCACGTCCCTCGCCCCGGGCGAGGCCGACACGAGCTCGGTCGTCACCTACACCATCGACGTGACGGTCAGCGGCACGGGCACGGCCCGCGACGTCGTCGTCACCGATCCGATTCCGCCCGGCACGACCTACCGGCCGGGCACCCTTCTGCTCAACGACACCCTCCTGTCCGACACCCTCGACGCCGACCGCGGCGACGTGGGCGGGCAGGCCGCGGGCACGATCACCGTCGCCCTCGGGGACATGACAGCCGACACACCCGTCCAACGCATCTCTTTCCAGGTCGACCTGGAGTAACCGGAGGTAGCAGCCGTGAACAAGTCCCATGCGAAGATCCGCGCCCTGCTGGCCCTGCCCGTGCTGGCCGCCTTGCTGGCCGGCGGGGCCGCCCTCGCCGCCGACGGCCTCGTGCTCGAGGCTTTCGCCGAGATCGAGGTCGTGCAGGAGGGCGCCGACGGCGCCCGCACCGTCGCCCGCGTCCCGGCCGAGACCGTCGTGCCCGGCGACGAGGTCATCTACACCCTGACCTGGGACAACCGCGGCGGCGAGCCCGCCGACGACGTCGCCATCACCAACCCCATTCCCGAGCACATGGAGCTGCGGCGGGCCGACGGCACGCCGGCCCACGTCGAGATCATGTACTCGGTGGACGGCGGCGCCATCTTCGGCCCGCTCTCCGACCTGACCATTCCCGACGGTGCCGGCGGCATCCGCCCCGCGGTGCCCGCCGACTGCACCCACATCCGCTGGCATTTCCACAGGCCGCTTGCGCCCGGTGAATCCGGCCAGGTGAGCTACACCACGAGGCTGATGTAGGTCCGCGCGGGTCCGGAACCGCCGGACCCGTGCGGCCTGCCGGCCGCTCCCCAGGAGGTAGATCGCAATGACTCTTCGCCCCATCATCCGGACCGTCGCGGTCCTCGCCGTCGCGCTCGTCGCGGCCGGCGCGGCCTTCGCCGGCGGCACCCCGTCCGGCACGGTCGTCGACAACACCGCGTCGGTGGACTACTCGGTCGGCGGCCTCGCCCAGGCCACGATCAACTCGAACACCGCCACCTTCCTCGTCGACAACCGCGTCGACGTGCAGGTGGCCACCCTCGACGCCGCCAACATCGTCGTCGTGCCCGGCATGCTCGCCCGCGTGCTCACCTTCTCGGTGACCAACAGCGGCAACACGGTCCAGGACTACACCCTGAGCGCCGTGGCCGATCCGGGCAGCGACTTCCTCGGCGCTAACGTCAACACCTACGTCGACCTGAACGCCAACGGCACCTACGACCCGGCCATCGACACCCAGACGTTCGTGGACGAGCTCGCCGTCGACGCCACGGTGACCGTGTTCATCGTGGCCGACATCCCGCTCGGTCCCGTGGACGCCGACCTGGCCATCTACACCCTCCTGGCCGAGACCGGCGCCGGCGCGACCCCCGGCGTCAACGGCGCCGTGATCGCCAACGACGACGGCGCCAGCATCGACGACCCCGCGGTCGTGCAGATCGTCTTCGCCGACGCGGCGGGCAACGCCGATGCGCCCTTCGACGGCTCGCACAGCAGCCAGTCCACCTACGAGGTGGCCGCGGCCGACCTGCAGGTCGTCAAGACCCACACGGTCACCAGCGACCCGATCAACGGCGCCGCCAACCCGAAGAACATCCCCGGCGCGCTGCTCGACTACAGCACCGCCCTGAACAACACCGGCGGCACCAGCGCCGACAACGTCGTCGTGGTCGATCCGGTCCCGGCCAACACCAGCTTCGTCGTGGGCAGCCACGCCGTGGCCCCGGCGGGCACCATCACCTACAGCAACGACGGCGGCGCCACCTGGACCCACGTGCCCACCGACAGCGGCGACGGCACCGATCCGAACGTGACGCACATGCGGATCCAGTTCGCGAGCATCGCGGCCGCCGGCGCGGCCACGAGCACGTTCCAGGTGATCATCCAGTAGGACCCCGATGCGCAGAGTCGACCGACAGTCCTGCCTCCGGTGCGGAAACGCGTTCCCCCACGGGATCGCGTTTCCGCACGTCCGGACCTGGCTGGCGGTCGCCCTGCTCGCCCTCGGCTGGACGGCGGGCGCGACCGCCCAGAACGCGCCGGGCGACGTGATCGGGAACACGGCCAGGGCCACCTACGCGGCGGGCACGCGCACCGCCCTCACCACGGACAGCAACGCGGTGACCCTGACCGTCGTCCCCGTCGCCACCCCCGCCACCCTCGACCTCATGCGTCATCGCCCCGGCGTGCGGGCCGCCCTGGCGGTGCCGGTCGCCGGCACCGACTACAGCACGAGCGGCGATCCGGCCGGGCCCTGGGCCCTGGCGCCCGCCCCCGCGCCGCCGGGCGGAACACCCATCGACCTCACCGAGCCGGTGCCCCTCGTCAGCGCCGACACCTACTACCGCGGCGAACCCGTCTTCCTGCACCTGGTCGATCCGGACCGGGACCGCGACGCCCGCGTCGCCGACACCGTCCTGCTCGAGGTGTCCAACCCCGCCCTGGGCGACCGCGAGCTGCTGCGGCTGACCGAGACCGGTCCGGCCACCGGCGCGTTCCTCGGCTACCTGCAGACGACCGGGCCGGAGGCGCCCCAGGCCAAGGACGGCCTGCTCGCCGTGGGCCAGGACCACGAGCTCACCGCCGCCTACGTCGACCCCGACGATCCCGCCGACCGGGCCGTGGCCACCGCCGCCGTCGACCCGGTCGGCCGGATCTTCGATTCGCGCACCGGCGAACCCCTGAGCGGCGTCACCGTGCGCCTGGTCGACGACGCCACGGGCCTGCCCGCGGCCGTGCACGGCGTCGACGCCGTGAGCGCCTTTCCCGCCGACGTGGTCACGGGCGCCCCCCTGACCGACGCCGCCGGCCACGCCTACGACTTCGGCCCGGGCGGCTACCGCTTCCCCCACGTGCCCGACGGGCGCTACCGCCTCGAGATCGACGCCCCCCCGGGCTACCGGGCGCCGTCGCGCCTGGACGACGCCGCGGTGCAGGCCGCGCCGGGCGGCCCCTGGCACCTGGTGGATCCGGCCAGCCGCGGCGGGGCCTTCTTCGCCACCGGCCTGCCGCTGCGCATCGACATCCCCCTCGACAGCGTCGACAGCGACCTCTTCGTGAGCAAGCAGGCGGGCCGCACGAGCGTCGCCGTGGGCGACTTCGTGCCCTACGAGGTCACCGTCGCCAACGCGACGACCGACGAGGCCACCGACCTGGCCGTCACCGACCGCCTGCCGGTGGGCTTCCGCTACCGCGCCGGCTCGGCCCGCGTCGACGGCGAACCGGCGCCCGACCCGAGCGTCTCGCCCGACGGACGCACCCTCGTCTTCCCCCACGCGGCCCTGGCCCCCGGCGCGAGCGTCTCGTTCGCCTACGTGGCGGCGGTCGTGCCGGGCGCGGTGCCGGGCGACGCGGTCAACCGCGCCACCGCCGCCTGGGCCGGTCGCCGCAGCAACGAGGCCGCCGCGCGCGTCACCGTGCGGCGCGACCTCTTCGGCGACACGGCCACCCTGATGGGCCGGGTCACGGGCCGGGACTGCGCCGCGGCGGACGACTCGCTGCGCGGCATCCCCGACGTGCGCGTCCTCCTGGAGACCGGCGCCTTCGCCGTGACGGACGCCGACGGTCGCTACCACCTGGCCGGCCTCGTGCCCGGCGCCCACGTGGTGCAGCTCGACCTCGCGAGCCTGCCCGCGGGCTGGGAACCCGGCGACTGCACCGGCGACTCGCTCCACGTCGAGCACCCGTGGTCGCATCTGGTCGACCTGCAGGGCGGCACGCTCTGGCGCAGCGACTACCGGCTGCAGCGCGTGCCGCCGGCCACGGGCGACCTCGACCTCGCCCTCGACACGGTCCTGCGCGGCGACCGCATCACGGGCCGCGTGGCCGTCGCGGCGACGGACGTTCCCCTGCGCAACCTGCGCCTGACCGTGCAGCTGCCCGACGGCGTCGCCTACGAGCCGGGCTCCTCGCGACGGGGCGACCGCGCACTGCCCGACCCCGCGGCGTCCGGGGGCGTGCTCGTCTACGGGGTCGACGAACTCGCCGCCGGAGCCGCCGACTCGCTCGAGTTCGCCGTCCGCGTGCAGCCCCCCCTGCGGCGGGCCGAGTTCCCCTTCCAGGCCCTGCTCGTGGCCGACACGCCGGCCCGGCCGAACGTCCGCACGCCGGTGGTCGCCGCCACCATCGGCCTGGTGCCCGAGGTCGTGCGCGAGGAGCAGCCCGAGATGGTGCTGCGGCCCCGCTTCGCCAGCCTCAGCGCCGAACTGGGGCCGGCCGACATCGCCCAGATCGACACCCTGCTCGCCGGCCTCGCCGACCTGGACATCGTGGCCGTGCGGGTGGTCGGGCACACGGACAGCCAGCGCATCCGTCCCGGGGCCCATCCCGTGTACACCGACAACCTGGCCCTCTCCCTGGCGCGGGCCGAGGCCGTGGGGCGCCTGGTCTCCGAGCGTCTGCAGCTCAGCGAAGCCCAGCTCGCCATGTACGGCATGGGCCCCCGCGAGCCCGTGGCCGACAACACCACCGCCGCGGGGCGCGCCGAGAACCGGCGCGTCACCCTGCAGGTCTGGACCGAGAAGACGGTGCCCCTGCTGCCCGACCAGGTGGTGCGCGACCACGACCGCACCCGCCAGGCCGTCACGGGATTCCGGCCGGGCGAGACCTGGCCCGAGGCCGCAGGCGCCCCGGCCGACACCCTGGCCATGCCGCAGTACGACGAGGCCTGGCTCGCCGCCGCCCCCGCCGCCACGCGCATCGTGTGGCCGCCCGAGGGCCACCTGCCCCACCTGCCGGCCATCAAGCTGGCCGTGCAGCACGCCGCCGCCGACTCGGTGCGCCTGCGCCTGAACGGCGTCGCCGCCGGCAGCCTCAACTTCGCCGGCCGCCTGGTCGACGCCGGCGGCGAGAAGGCCCTCAGCCTGTGGACCGGCCTGGACCTGGCCCCGGGCGACAACGTCGTCGGCGTGGAGCTGTGCGACGCGGCCGGCCGCGTCACCGCACGCCTCGAGCGGCAGGTGCACCTGTCCGGTCCCCCGGTCTTCGCCGACTTCGTGCCCGAGCGCTCGGTGCTGGTCGCCGACGGGCGGACCCGGCCCCGCATCGCCGTGCGCCTGACCGACAAGGACGGCTATCCGGCCCGGCGCGACGTCATCGGCCGCTACGGTGTCGATCCGCCCCACGAGGCCTGGCGCGCCAAGGGCGACGCCGAACGCGAGACCATCACCGACCTGCAGGAGAAGGTGCCGACCTACGTGATCGGGCCCGAGGGCATCGCCCTGCTGCCCCTGGCCCCCACCACCGCCTCGGGCGAGGCGCTCGTGCGTCTGGACCTGCAGGACAGCCAGGAGGAGATCCGCACCTGGCTGCAGCCGGCGGCGCGCGACTGGGTCCTGGCCGGCGTGCTCGAGGGCACCGCGGGCTACAGCACGGTGTCCGGCAACCTCGAGACCCTCGCCGCCGCCGACCGGCCCGACGACTTCTATGCCGAGGGCCGCCTGGCCTTCTACGCCAAGGGCCGCCTGAAGGGCCGCTGGCTGCTGACCATGGCCTACGACAGCCGCGATCCGGACGATGACCCCGCGCGCACGATGTTCGGCGAGATCGATCCGGACGCCTACTACACCGTGTACGGCGACGCGGTGGTGCAGCGCCACGACGCGCCCAGCCGCGACCGCCTCTACGTGCGGCTCGAGCGCGAGCAGTTCTACGCCCTCTACGGCGACCACGACACCGGCCTGACCATGACCGAACTGGCCCGCTACAGCCGCACCCTGACCGGCTTTCGCGCCAGCCGCCGCGGCGATGAGATCGGCTTCGACGTCTTCGCCAGCGAGACGCGGCAGGGCTTCCGGCGCGACGAGATCCGGGGCGACGGCACCTCGGGCCTGTACCATCTTTCGGCGCGGCGCATCGTGCCCCACAGCGAGCAGATC
This genomic stretch from bacterium harbors:
- a CDS encoding DUF11 domain-containing protein, producing the protein MSLTLMLLLGASAAHATGTPAGTVIQSQATVTYVQDGNARTAVSNRLALPVHEVLDFTLAWADAADVAAYAGDLAVALTFRLQNTGNGRDTFHLTAISALAGDDFDPARAAIHFDSDGNGLFDPVRDDAYDAGVNDPELAADAELTVFLVGDVPVDATPGDRGRLKLAVGSAEGYGTPGTVVHGAGDDGTDAVIGPGGGFAEADGALQLVAAQVRLVKSATVASAVGTSLAPGEADTSSVVTYTIDVTVSGTGTARDVVVTDPIPPGTTYRPGTLLLNDTLLSDTLDADRGDVGGQAAGTITVALGDMTADTPVQRISFQVDLE
- a CDS encoding DUF11 domain-containing protein — translated: MRRVDRQSCLRCGNAFPHGIAFPHVRTWLAVALLALGWTAGATAQNAPGDVIGNTARATYAAGTRTALTTDSNAVTLTVVPVATPATLDLMRHRPGVRAALAVPVAGTDYSTSGDPAGPWALAPAPAPPGGTPIDLTEPVPLVSADTYYRGEPVFLHLVDPDRDRDARVADTVLLEVSNPALGDRELLRLTETGPATGAFLGYLQTTGPEAPQAKDGLLAVGQDHELTAAYVDPDDPADRAVATAAVDPVGRIFDSRTGEPLSGVTVRLVDDATGLPAAVHGVDAVSAFPADVVTGAPLTDAAGHAYDFGPGGYRFPHVPDGRYRLEIDAPPGYRAPSRLDDAAVQAAPGGPWHLVDPASRGGAFFATGLPLRIDIPLDSVDSDLFVSKQAGRTSVAVGDFVPYEVTVANATTDEATDLAVTDRLPVGFRYRAGSARVDGEPAPDPSVSPDGRTLVFPHAALAPGASVSFAYVAAVVPGAVPGDAVNRATAAWAGRRSNEAAARVTVRRDLFGDTATLMGRVTGRDCAAADDSLRGIPDVRVLLETGAFAVTDADGRYHLAGLVPGAHVVQLDLASLPAGWEPGDCTGDSLHVEHPWSHLVDLQGGTLWRSDYRLQRVPPATGDLDLALDTVLRGDRITGRVAVAATDVPLRNLRLTVQLPDGVAYEPGSSRRGDRALPDPAASGGVLVYGVDELAAGAADSLEFAVRVQPPLRRAEFPFQALLVADTPARPNVRTPVVAATIGLVPEVVREEQPEMVLRPRFASLSAELGPADIAQIDTLLAGLADLDIVAVRVVGHTDSQRIRPGAHPVYTDNLALSLARAEAVGRLVSERLQLSEAQLAMYGMGPREPVADNTTAAGRAENRRVTLQVWTEKTVPLLPDQVVRDHDRTRQAVTGFRPGETWPEAAGAPADTLAMPQYDEAWLAAAPAATRIVWPPEGHLPHLPAIKLAVQHAAADSVRLRLNGVAAGSLNFAGRLVDAGGEKALSLWTGLDLAPGDNVVGVELCDAAGRVTARLERQVHLSGPPVFADFVPERSVLVADGRTRPRIAVRLTDKDGYPARRDVIGRYGVDPPHEAWRAKGDAERETITDLQEKVPTYVIGPEGIALLPLAPTTASGEALVRLDLQDSQEEIRTWLQPAARDWVLAGVLEGTAGYSTVSGNLETLAAADRPDDFYAEGRLAFYAKGRLKGRWLLTMAYDSRDPDDDPARTMFGEIDPDAYYTVYGDAVVQRHDAPSRDRLYVRLEREQFYALYGDHDTGLTMTELARYSRTLTGFRASRRGDEIGFDVFASETRQGFRRDEIRGDGTSGLYHLSARRIVPHSEQIVLQTRDRYRNEIILVERPLTRGVDYTLDELDGTLFFKQPVPSQDEAFNPVWIVVRYETEAADEAEITAGGRASWKPGGGDLELGATGVREGTAGGGADVMAGLDTRWDLNRSLRLEAEYTGTDTGTAGTRRAWRADLAKRSGAVQGRLYHRDQEDGFGLGQQNGGEAGMRKSGLDLAWREHENWRLEGTTFAQENRRDGSRRQYADLRARYDRGAVSAGLGLRAANDERPDAPLQQTRQLTADVALKVLRDRGRLRLAREQGLGGGDGLADFPTRTSLGAEYEVWRDQKIFLAQEIADGGGPADHRTRLGVESVPWQGARLRSSAERRSRESDRRVFADMGLQQNLRLSEAWHVDASLDHGATTPLGDAAAPDTTGVAPAAGDADFTAGSLGATWQRGAWLVDQRVEYRTSDAAEKWGLAGGVHVEARENLGLLGSLRFARTDNRTTGREALGDVSLGLSWRPDDSPWTVLHRLSWRGEERTGGALPLSNWRIVNNLNVARMLGPRDQLSTLLGLRFNRDTIAGTRYESVSDNLALEWRHFWGSRWDAGLRGSSRHAWRDGVIDWSAGVTCGYKVLEDIWLSLGYNFAGYRDRDFGANDHTAQGPFLRFRVRFNQEVTRAVLR
- a CDS encoding flagellar basal body rod modification protein translates to MKIRLVILMAAVAIAIAASEFTADAPSAPVAAQVPAPAVAPPMPDNEPSRRQTGGPDERLAWETMLLADPATGRIPPDIHRRERAFAARLPERAGGTFVAELPGAPTVAKLAGWTYRGPWNIGGRTRALAIDVADPTFRTLLAGGISGGMWRTTDEGANWTLTTGSSQLHAVSSLAQDTRAGHEDVWYYGTGEIRGNSAGGGGAPYRGDGVFKSVDGGASWSLLASTAAADPTVFSGEWQYVHRLAVDAGNAAQDEVYAAVYGFIERSTDGGASWTRVLGNAATQSRYTDVVVSSTGVVYASLSSEGAVNGVFRSPDGITWTDITPAGLTSHNRIVLALAPSDESILYMLVSDLNGTSAEGFYKYQYLTGDGSGVGGFWWNRSAQMALLPGPSGNEPMECYSSYCQTVTVNPTNPDHVYIGGIHLIRSTDGFATNNLDAWIGGWQYANHHADQHWLVFRPGSSVVAYTGSDGGVHRTTDITAGAVNWSSLSNGYNTSQFYTVAIDENLPGSDIVIGGMQDNGTWFTASTVGTQPWSEILGGDGSYCAVGDASGASGMYLVSVQNGVVYRMTVDNATGSYLDWTRIDPTGGGSYLFINPFIMDPNDDNVVFVGSSAGVWRNNDVTAVPLWGNGTTSVNWDHLTLAPSGSSVTALAMTRAGSRTLYYGTASGGMYRVDNADTAPAGTVPTALNMGPDFPAGGYVADIAIDPADDDHLLVAVSNYAVSSLFASGDGGATWTAVEGNLAGADGPSVRTVAIVPWNFVHIYLAGTSTGLYSTFALAGAATKWTLESPDLMGNVVVGQLKTRADDGVIIAGTHGKGVYGLAIPAAVAVPDDVPQPARALAQNVPNPFNPLTHISFELPADGTAHLAVYDIGGRLVRTLVDGAMAAGDHTVAWNGTDDAGRAVAAGIYLYRLRSGAVDEVRRMSLVR
- a CDS encoding DUF2807 domain-containing protein, whose translation is MPRPYRPATLAALLLIAFAAGPAGAFDFHGHGHGREGSGDLETRSFALDDFDEIIIGGAFAVDVRLGDDQDVAVTVDDNLWDLLEVTVDGGRLRIDWTDPVDPDDDCRIAITARRLVAMGVSGAGEVRVHDFRGDEFAFKLSGAAELEMDGEVDRLVLQVSGAGDIDTRDLRAKHVKVRISGAGNANITATESLDAEVSGVGNIDYWGDPAEKHTRVSGLGDIDAH
- a CDS encoding DUF11 domain-containing protein — its product is MNKSHAKIRALLALPVLAALLAGGAALAADGLVLEAFAEIEVVQEGADGARTVARVPAETVVPGDEVIYTLTWDNRGGEPADDVAITNPIPEHMELRRADGTPAHVEIMYSVDGGAIFGPLSDLTIPDGAGGIRPAVPADCTHIRWHFHRPLAPGESGQVSYTTRLM